In a genomic window of Amycolatopsis japonica:
- a CDS encoding replication-associated recombination protein A yields the protein MAQDELFTVNPDLGPPPEPAEPREVAVPAGSPLAVRMRPRSLDEVVGQQHLLREGAPLRRLVEGAAPASVLLYGPPGTGKTTLANLVSAATGRRFVAMSALSAGVKEVRGVIEEARRRRNYNAENTVLFIDEVHRFSKTQQDALLGAVEDRTVLLVAATTENPSFSVVSPLLSRSLVLQLRPLTDADIVALIERALADERGLGGELTLTEDSRDHLVRLASGDARRALTALEAAADAASATEAKTIDLAIVESTVDKAAVRYDRDGDQHYDVISAFIKSIRGSDVDAALHYLARMIEAGEDPRFLARRLVVHASEDIGMADPTALQSAVAAAHAVQFIGMPEGRLALAQATVHLATAPKSNAVITGIDAALSDVRSGRIGTVPPHLRDGHYAGAEKLGNAKGYRYPHNVPEGVLAQQYPPDELVGRDYYEPTQRGAERTLHERVPKLRRTIRGER from the coding sequence GTGGCACAGGACGAACTCTTCACCGTGAACCCCGACCTCGGTCCGCCGCCGGAGCCGGCCGAGCCGAGGGAGGTCGCCGTTCCGGCGGGCTCGCCGCTGGCGGTGCGGATGCGGCCGCGGTCGCTCGACGAGGTCGTCGGCCAGCAGCATCTGCTGCGTGAGGGTGCGCCGCTGCGGCGGCTCGTCGAAGGCGCGGCCCCCGCTTCCGTGCTGCTCTACGGCCCGCCGGGTACCGGCAAGACCACCCTGGCGAATCTCGTCTCCGCGGCGACCGGCCGCCGGTTCGTGGCGATGTCTGCGCTGTCGGCCGGGGTGAAGGAGGTGCGCGGGGTCATCGAAGAAGCGCGCCGCCGCCGGAACTACAACGCCGAGAACACGGTGCTGTTCATCGACGAGGTCCACCGGTTCTCCAAGACCCAGCAGGACGCCCTGCTCGGCGCGGTGGAGGACCGGACGGTGCTGCTGGTGGCCGCCACCACGGAGAACCCGTCGTTCTCGGTGGTCTCGCCGCTGCTGTCGCGGTCTTTGGTGCTGCAGCTGCGGCCACTGACCGACGCCGACATCGTCGCGCTGATCGAGCGCGCGCTGGCCGACGAACGCGGTCTCGGCGGCGAACTCACCCTGACCGAGGACTCGCGAGACCATCTGGTGCGGCTGGCCTCCGGCGACGCGCGGCGCGCGCTCACCGCGCTCGAAGCGGCCGCCGACGCGGCGAGCGCGACCGAGGCCAAGACGATCGATCTCGCCATCGTCGAGTCCACAGTGGACAAGGCGGCGGTGCGTTACGACCGCGACGGCGACCAGCACTACGACGTCATCAGCGCGTTCATCAAATCGATCCGAGGGTCGGACGTGGACGCCGCGTTGCACTATCTGGCGCGGATGATCGAGGCGGGGGAGGACCCGCGGTTCCTGGCCCGGCGCCTGGTCGTGCACGCGAGCGAGGACATCGGCATGGCCGACCCGACGGCACTGCAATCGGCCGTCGCGGCTGCGCACGCCGTGCAGTTCATCGGTATGCCGGAAGGCCGTCTCGCGCTGGCGCAGGCGACCGTGCACCTGGCGACGGCGCCGAAGTCGAACGCCGTCATCACCGGCATCGACGCCGCGCTGAGCGATGTCCGGTCCGGGCGCATCGGGACGGTGCCGCCGCATCTGCGCGACGGGCATTACGCGGGCGCGGAGAAACTCGGCAACGCGAAGGGCTACCGGTATCCGCACAACGTGCCGGAAGGTGTTCTGGCGCAACAGTATCCGCCGGACGAGCTGGTGGGGCGGGACTACTACGAGCCGACGCAGCGCGGGGCGGAGCGGACGTTGCACGAGCGGGTGCCGAAGCTGCGGCGGACCATTCGGGGGGAGCGTTAG